In a genomic window of Tissierella sp. Yu-01:
- a CDS encoding energy-coupling factor transporter ATPase, giving the protein MIKLENVTYEYKSYIDDSILTAVNNINLEVKKGEFLVILGHNGSGKSTMAKMMNGLILPTKGEVYVMGMNTRDEEKIWDIRAKAGMVFQNPDNQLVATIVEEDVAFGPENQGIPPAEIRKRVDEALEVVEMSEYKKHAPHLLSGGQKQRIAIAGILAMKPDCIIFDEPTAMLDPNGRLEVMNTIKKLNKEEGKTIILITHYMDEAVEADRIMVMSQGEIVLKGTPREVFRQVDRVKELGLDVPQVTELVYELRKEGFDIKDDVLNVEELVDLL; this is encoded by the coding sequence ATGATAAAGTTGGAAAATGTAACATATGAATATAAATCCTATATTGATGATAGTATATTAACCGCAGTTAATAATATTAATTTAGAGGTTAAAAAGGGAGAGTTTCTTGTAATATTAGGGCATAACGGCTCAGGTAAATCTACAATGGCAAAGATGATGAATGGACTAATATTACCTACAAAAGGCGAAGTATATGTAATGGGTATGAATACAAGAGATGAAGAGAAAATATGGGATATAAGAGCAAAAGCTGGTATGGTATTTCAAAATCCTGATAATCAATTAGTTGCTACAATCGTTGAAGAAGATGTTGCATTTGGGCCAGAAAATCAGGGAATCCCACCTGCTGAAATCAGAAAAAGAGTTGATGAAGCTTTAGAGGTTGTAGAAATGTCCGAATATAAGAAGCATGCTCCACATTTATTATCAGGAGGACAAAAACAGAGGATTGCAATAGCGGGGATTCTTGCTATGAAACCAGACTGTATTATTTTTGATGAGCCTACAGCAATGCTTGACCCTAATGGTCGATTAGAGGTAATGAATACGATCAAGAAATTAAATAAAGAAGAGGGTAAAACCATAATATTAATAACACATTATATGGATGAGGCTGTAGAAGCTGATAGAATAATGGTAATGTCTCAAGGTGAAATAGTTCTTAAAGGAACTCCTAGAGAGGTCTTCAGACAGGTTGACAGAGTAAAGGAACTTGGTTTAGATGTACCACAGGTTACTGAACTTGTATATGAGCTTCGTAAAGAAGGTTTTGATATTAAGGATGATGTTTTAAATGTTGAGGAGCTGGTTGATTTATTATGA
- the rplQ gene encoding 50S ribosomal protein L17 — protein sequence MTTLRKLGRPTDHRKAMLRNQVTSLLRSGKIETTVTRAKETKRMTDKMITLAKRGDLHARRQVLAYVYDEDVVKKLFDEIGPKYAERTGGYTRVLKVGPRRGDGAEMAILELV from the coding sequence GTGACAACACTAAGAAAGCTTGGTCGCCCTACAGATCATAGAAAAGCTATGTTAAGAAATCAAGTTACATCTTTGTTAAGAAGTGGTAAGATTGAAACTACAGTTACTAGAGCTAAAGAAACAAAGAGAATGACAGATAAGATGATAACTTTAGCTAAAAGAGGAGACTTACATGCTAGACGTCAAGTATTAGCATATGTATACGACGAAGATGTAGTTAAAAAACTATTTGATGAAATTGGACCTAAGTATGCTGAAAGAACTGGTGGATATACAAGGGTTTTAAAAGTTGGTCCTCGCCGTGGTGATGGCGCAGAGATGGCAATATTAGAATTAGTATAA
- a CDS encoding DNA-directed RNA polymerase subunit alpha, translating to MIEIEKPRIEILELSEDNSYGKFVVEPLERGYGTTLGNSLRRVLLSSLPGAAVSSIKIQGVLHEFSTIPGVLEDVPEIILNIKGIAAKMYSDEPVTLLIDIEGPKDVTAGDIITGLDVEIVNKDHHIATVNEDGRLYIEMELVKGRGYVVSEKNKREGQPVGVIPVDSSFTPVSKVNYNVENTRVGNITDYDKLVLEVWTNGTLDADEATSLGAKILTEHLNLFIGLTEHVSNVEIMVEKEEDKKEKVLEMTVEELDLSVRSYNCLKRASINTVEELTQKSEEEMMKVRNLGKKSLEEVQRKLAELGLGLRKSDE from the coding sequence ATGATAGAAATTGAAAAACCGAGAATAGAAATCCTAGAATTAAGCGAAGACAATAGTTATGGGAAATTTGTTGTAGAACCACTTGAAAGAGGTTATGGAACTACGCTTGGTAACTCCTTAAGAAGAGTATTGCTGTCCTCATTACCAGGGGCTGCAGTATCTTCTATAAAAATTCAGGGAGTTTTACATGAGTTTTCAACAATTCCAGGTGTATTGGAGGATGTTCCTGAAATTATTTTGAATATTAAAGGAATAGCAGCAAAAATGTATTCAGATGAACCTGTTACTTTACTTATAGATATAGAAGGACCAAAAGATGTAACAGCTGGAGACATAATTACCGGCTTAGATGTTGAAATAGTTAATAAGGATCATCATATAGCTACTGTAAATGAAGATGGTAGATTATATATTGAAATGGAACTTGTTAAGGGTAGAGGTTATGTTGTATCTGAGAAGAACAAAAGGGAAGGTCAACCTGTAGGTGTGATCCCTGTTGATTCTTCATTTACACCTGTAAGCAAGGTAAATTATAATGTTGAAAACACAAGAGTAGGAAATATAACAGATTACGATAAATTAGTACTCGAAGTTTGGACTAATGGTACTTTAGATGCGGATGAAGCAACTTCATTGGGGGCAAAAATACTTACAGAACATTTGAATCTTTTTATTGGGTTAACTGAACATGTTAGCAATGTAGAAATTATGGTTGAAAAAGAAGAGGATAAGAAAGAAAAAGTTCTTGAAATGACAGTTGAAGAACTTGACTTATCTGTAAGAAGTTATAACTGCTTGAAGAGAGCATCAATCAATACAGTTGAAGAACTAACCCAGAAGTCAGAAGAAGAAATGATGAAAGTAAGAAATCTTGGTAAGAAATCCCTTGAGGAAGTACAAAGAAAGCTTGCTGAATTAGGATTAGGCCTTAGAAAAAGCGATGAGTAG
- the rpsD gene encoding 30S ribosomal protein S4 produces the protein MRYTGPVCRLCRREGQKLFLKGDRCYTDKCAINKRNFAPGQHGQSRKKVTEYGMQLREKQKVRRFYGISESQMYKYYNLADKMKGVTGENLLKILELRLDNVVFRMGLAASRAEARQLVVHGHFTLNGAKADIPSLMTTVGDVIQVKEKSRSTDKFKSLVENHNGNTVSWLNIDLEQLKGTIVAEPTREDIDLPIEEHLIVELYSK, from the coding sequence ATGAGATATACAGGACCTGTATGTAGATTGTGCCGTAGAGAAGGTCAAAAGTTATTTCTTAAAGGAGACAGATGTTATACAGACAAATGTGCTATAAATAAGAGAAACTTCGCACCTGGACAACACGGACAATCAAGAAAGAAAGTTACAGAATATGGAATGCAATTAAGAGAGAAACAAAAAGTTCGTAGATTTTATGGAATTTCCGAATCTCAAATGTATAAATATTATAATTTAGCAGACAAAATGAAGGGTGTTACTGGTGAAAACTTACTAAAAATCCTTGAATTAAGACTTGATAATGTGGTTTTCAGAATGGGGCTAGCTGCATCAAGAGCTGAAGCTAGACAATTAGTAGTACATGGTCATTTCACATTAAATGGAGCTAAGGCAGATATACCTTCACTTATGACAACAGTTGGAGATGTTATTCAAGTTAAAGAAAAGAGTAGGAGTACTGATAAATTCAAATCATTAGTGGAAAATCATAATGGGAATACTGTATCCTGGTTAAATATTGATTTAGAACAATTAAAAGGTACAATAGTAGCTGAACCAACTAGAGAAGATATAGATTTACCAATTGAAGAACACTTAATCGTTGAGTTATATTCTAAATAA
- the rpsK gene encoding 30S ribosomal protein S11 gives MVAKKGKATRVRRRERKNIERGQAHISSTFNNTMVTLTDMQGNVLSWASAGQLGFRGSRKSTPYAAQQAAEEAAKKAMEHGLKSVEVFVKGPGSGREAAIRSLQATGLEVNMIKDVTPIPHNGCRPPKRRRV, from the coding sequence ATGGTAGCTAAGAAAGGTAAAGCAACTCGTGTTAGAAGAAGAGAACGTAAAAATATTGAGAGGGGTCAAGCTCATATCTCATCCACCTTTAATAACACAATGGTAACATTAACTGATATGCAGGGTAATGTTTTATCATGGGCTAGTGCCGGACAATTAGGATTTAGAGGTTCAAGAAAATCTACTCCTTATGCCGCACAACAAGCAGCTGAAGAAGCAGCTAAGAAAGCAATGGAACATGGTCTAAAAAGCGTTGAAGTTTTTGTTAAGGGACCAGGATCAGGAAGAGAAGCAGCAATAAGGTCACTTCAAGCAACTGGATTAGAAGTAAATATGATTAAAGATGTTACTCCAATCCCACATAATGGTTGTAGACCACCAAAACGCAGAAGAGTTTAA
- the rpsM gene encoding 30S ribosomal protein S13 has product MARIAGVDLPRDKRVEVGLTYIFGIGRPRANEILEKAGVNKDTRVKDLTEAEVANLRAVIDTYHVEGDLRRDIALNIKRLREINCYRGIRHRRGLPVRGQRTKTNARTRKGPKRLVSKKK; this is encoded by the coding sequence ATGGCTAGAATAGCAGGTGTTGACTTACCAAGAGATAAAAGAGTTGAAGTTGGTTTAACTTATATATTTGGTATAGGTAGACCAAGAGCTAATGAAATTCTTGAAAAAGCTGGTGTCAACAAAGATACTAGAGTTAAGGATTTAACTGAAGCTGAAGTAGCTAATCTTAGAGCAGTAATCGACACATATCACGTGGAAGGTGATTTGAGAAGAGATATAGCTTTAAATATAAAAAGACTTAGAGAAATCAATTGTTATAGAGGAATAAGACATAGAAGAGGACTTCCAGTAAGAGGTCAAAGAACGAAGACAAATGCAAGAACTAGGAAAGGTCCTAAGAGACTTGTTTCAAAGAAGAAGTAG
- the rpmJ gene encoding 50S ribosomal protein L36, with protein sequence MKVRPSVKKICEKCKIIKRHGKVMVICENPKHKQKQG encoded by the coding sequence ATGAAAGTAAGACCATCAGTAAAAAAGATATGTGAAAAGTGTAAAATCATTAAAAGACACGGAAAAGTTATGGTTATTTGTGAAAATCCTAAGCACAAACAAAAACAAGGTTAA
- the infA gene encoding translation initiation factor IF-1, producing the protein MAKEDVIEVEGKVVDALPNAIFKVRLENGHEILAHISGKLRMHYIRILPGDKVTVELSPYDLTKGRITWRNK; encoded by the coding sequence ATGGCTAAAGAAGATGTAATAGAAGTGGAAGGCAAAGTTGTAGATGCTTTACCTAACGCAATATTTAAAGTAAGACTTGAGAATGGTCACGAAATTTTAGCCCATATTTCTGGGAAGCTTAGAATGCACTACATTAGAATTCTTCCTGGAGATAAAGTAACAGTTGAACTATCGCCCTACGATTTAACTAAAGGCAGAATTACCTGGCGAAACAAGTAG
- a CDS encoding KOW domain-containing RNA-binding protein, whose amino-acid sequence MDLTDKLIVGQVVKSRAGRDSGRAFLVYEILDEQFVLVVDGDLRKLSSPKKKKVKHLIVYNTVFPDFKENQGDTSKFNDAYVRRILEPFNCKSI is encoded by the coding sequence ATGGATTTAACTGACAAATTAATAGTTGGGCAGGTAGTTAAGTCAAGAGCTGGCCGTGATAGTGGAAGAGCTTTCTTAGTATATGAAATTCTCGATGAGCAATTTGTTCTAGTGGTAGATGGTGACTTAAGAAAGCTAAGTAGTCCAAAAAAGAAAAAAGTTAAACATCTAATTGTATATAATACAGTATTTCCCGATTTTAAAGAAAATCAGGGAGATACTTCAAAGTTTAACGACGCATATGTTAGAAGAATTTTAGAGCCCTTTAATTGTAAGAGTATCTAA
- a CDS encoding adenylate kinase has product MRLVLLGPPGAGKGTQASAIVKKYNIPHISTGDIFRANIKEGTELGKKAKEYMDKGLLVPDELVVSIVKDRLTKDDCTNGFLLDGFPRTVNQAEALDTELSSMGLKLNKVINIDADSKILIERAIGRRICKECGATYHIKFNPPKVEGKCDKENSPLFQRDDDVEETVATRINVYFEQTQPLIDYYQQKGLILNIDGTKPIDDIFNTIVEALEK; this is encoded by the coding sequence ATGAGATTAGTACTTTTAGGACCCCCGGGAGCTGGGAAAGGTACTCAAGCATCAGCTATAGTAAAAAAATATAATATTCCTCATATTTCAACTGGAGATATATTTAGAGCAAATATCAAGGAAGGCACAGAACTTGGTAAAAAAGCTAAGGAATACATGGATAAAGGACTATTAGTTCCTGATGAATTAGTGGTTTCCATTGTAAAAGACAGATTAACTAAAGACGATTGTACTAATGGATTCTTACTAGATGGTTTTCCTAGAACAGTGAATCAAGCTGAAGCACTAGATACTGAGCTTTCCTCTATGGGACTAAAACTAAATAAAGTAATCAATATTGATGCTGATAGCAAGATATTAATCGAGAGAGCAATTGGAAGAAGAATATGTAAGGAATGTGGTGCAACTTATCATATCAAGTTCAATCCACCGAAGGTTGAAGGAAAATGTGATAAAGAGAATTCCCCATTATTTCAAAGAGATGATGACGTAGAAGAAACAGTTGCAACTCGTATAAATGTATATTTCGAACAAACTCAACCTTTAATTGATTATTATCAACAAAAGGGGTTAATACTCAATATTGATGGCACAAAACCAATAGATGATATTTTCAACACAATAGTTGAAGCTTTAGAAAAGTAG
- the secY gene encoding preprotein translocase subunit SecY: MLSTLRNAWRIPEIRKKMIFTLLMLLVFRLGSAIPVPYMNKDAIKAIFESNQGGLLQFLDLMAGGNFSKFSIFATNIYPYITASIVIQLLTIAIPSLEEIAKQGEEGQKKIGRYTKYGAIVLALIQASGYTFGLFSGALETTNALQTSIVIISMIAGTAFLMWLGELITEKGIGNGVSLIIFIGIISALPAELINMYKMVRLGLINIVAVILFAIVALLIIAAVIAIQEGERRITVQYAKRVVGRKMYGGQSTHIPVKVLMSGVMPVIFASSLLALPQTIALFTKGGVSEWITKYLTPQGSVGVWIYSIFNILLIIFFTYFYTAIQFNTVEYAKNLQQNGGFIPGIRPGRPTSDYLGKVVNRVVIVGGLALAVLSILPIVLSKIFGMNVNFGGTAIIIVVGVALETVKQLEAQMLMRHYKGFLK; the protein is encoded by the coding sequence ATGCTTTCAACCTTAAGAAATGCCTGGAGAATACCGGAAATTAGAAAGAAAATGATTTTTACGCTATTAATGTTATTAGTATTTAGACTTGGATCTGCTATACCAGTACCGTATATGAATAAAGATGCCATAAAGGCCATCTTCGAATCGAATCAAGGCGGACTATTACAGTTTCTCGATTTAATGGCTGGTGGTAACTTCAGTAAGTTTAGTATCTTTGCAACTAATATATATCCATATATAACTGCTTCTATTGTTATTCAATTATTAACAATAGCGATACCTTCTCTTGAAGAAATAGCTAAGCAAGGCGAAGAGGGACAGAAAAAAATTGGCAGATATACTAAGTATGGTGCTATTGTTTTAGCGTTGATACAGGCTAGTGGATATACTTTTGGTCTATTTAGTGGTGCTTTAGAAACTACAAATGCACTTCAAACAAGTATAGTTATAATTTCAATGATAGCAGGTACAGCATTTTTGATGTGGTTAGGAGAGCTAATTACCGAAAAAGGTATAGGAAATGGTGTTTCACTTATAATCTTTATAGGTATAATATCTGCATTACCTGCAGAATTAATAAATATGTATAAAATGGTTAGATTAGGTCTAATAAATATTGTTGCAGTTATTTTATTCGCAATTGTTGCTTTACTAATAATAGCAGCAGTTATAGCAATACAAGAAGGCGAAAGAAGAATAACAGTACAATATGCTAAGAGAGTTGTAGGAAGGAAAATGTATGGTGGTCAAAGTACACATATACCTGTTAAAGTTCTTATGTCAGGTGTTATGCCAGTAATATTTGCTTCATCATTATTAGCACTTCCACAAACAATAGCGTTGTTTACAAAAGGTGGAGTATCAGAGTGGATAACTAAATACCTAACACCACAAGGATCAGTTGGGGTTTGGATTTATTCAATCTTCAATATATTATTAATAATTTTCTTCACTTATTTCTATACAGCTATTCAATTCAACACAGTTGAATACGCTAAGAACTTACAACAAAACGGTGGTTTTATTCCAGGTATAAGACCAGGAAGACCAACGTCAGATTATTTAGGAAAAGTTGTAAATAGAGTTGTTATAGTAGGTGGATTGGCATTAGCAGTATTATCAATTTTACCTATAGTATTATCAAAAATATTTGGAATGAATGTAAACTTTGGTGGAACTGCAATTATCATCGTAGTTGGGGTTGCATTAGAGACAGTTAAACAATTAGAAGCACAAATGTTAATGAGACATTACAAAGGCTTCTTAAAATAG
- the rplO gene encoding 50S ribosomal protein L15, whose translation MKLHDLRPNEGGGVQPKKRLGRGIGSGLGKTAGKGHKGQRARSGGGVRPGFEGGQMPLFRRVPKRGFTNNFSKVFATINIEDLNRFENDTVVTPELLFNEGIIKRAKAKDGIKVLGDGELTVKLTVQAQKFSKTAAEKIEAAGGKVEVI comes from the coding sequence ATGAAATTACATGATTTAAGACCAAACGAAGGTGGCGGCGTTCAACCTAAAAAAAGATTAGGTAGAGGTATAGGTTCAGGTCTTGGTAAAACTGCCGGTAAAGGACATAAAGGTCAAAGAGCAAGATCCGGTGGTGGAGTTAGACCAGGTTTTGAAGGTGGTCAAATGCCATTATTCAGAAGAGTGCCAAAACGTGGATTTACAAACAATTTCTCAAAAGTGTTTGCAACTATTAATATAGAGGATTTAAATAGATTTGAAAATGACACAGTAGTAACACCTGAGCTTCTTTTCAACGAAGGAATCATTAAGAGAGCTAAAGCTAAAGATGGTATCAAAGTTCTAGGTGATGGAGAGTTAACAGTTAAATTAACTGTTCAGGCTCAAAAATTTAGTAAAACTGCTGCTGAGAAAATTGAAGCTGCAGGGGGAAAGGTTGAGGTGATATAA
- the rpmD gene encoding 50S ribosomal protein L30, with the protein MAKIKIKLVKSIIGKPENHRKTIQALGLKKIGQVVEQNDTPQIRGMIHQVNYMVDVID; encoded by the coding sequence ATGGCTAAGATCAAGATTAAATTGGTTAAAAGTATAATAGGGAAACCTGAAAACCATAGAAAAACTATCCAAGCACTTGGATTGAAGAAGATCGGTCAAGTAGTGGAACAGAATGATACCCCTCAAATAAGAGGTATGATACATCAAGTAAACTACATGGTTGATGTCATAGACTAA
- the rpsE gene encoding 30S ribosomal protein S5, whose amino-acid sequence MERQYVDASELDLQERVVNINRVTKVVKGGRNFRFSALVVVGDENGHVGVGMAKAAEVPEAIRKAVQDAKKHVVEVPLVGTTIPHEIIGVYGAGRVLLKPAKEGNGVIAGGAVRAVCELVGIRDIVTRSLGTKNPRNVVNATMEALKGLKKAEDVAKLRGKTVEEILG is encoded by the coding sequence ATGGAACGTCAATACGTAGATGCAAGTGAATTAGATTTACAAGAAAGAGTTGTTAATATAAATCGTGTTACAAAAGTAGTTAAAGGCGGTAGAAATTTTAGATTTAGTGCTCTAGTAGTTGTTGGTGACGAAAACGGTCATGTTGGCGTTGGTATGGCGAAGGCAGCTGAAGTACCAGAAGCTATTAGAAAAGCAGTTCAAGATGCAAAAAAACATGTAGTCGAAGTTCCACTAGTTGGTACTACTATACCTCATGAAATTATTGGAGTTTATGGTGCAGGTAGAGTGTTGCTTAAACCAGCTAAAGAAGGAAACGGAGTTATAGCAGGTGGAGCAGTTCGTGCTGTATGTGAACTTGTTGGAATTAGGGATATAGTAACTAGATCTTTAGGAACTAAAAACCCAAGAAACGTAGTAAATGCGACAATGGAAGCTTTAAAAGGATTGAAAAAAGCTGAAGATGTTGCTAAATTAAGAGGAAAAACTGTAGAAGAAATATTAGGTTAG
- the rplR gene encoding 50S ribosomal protein L18, translating to MLKKINKNENRIARHERVRKKISGTAAKPRLCVYRSSNHIYAQVIDDVAGHTLVSASTLDKSANLTSTKNKEASKFVGELIAKKALEKGIEEVVFDRGGYIYHGRIKELAESAREAGLKF from the coding sequence GTGCTAAAAAAGATTAATAAGAATGAAAATAGAATCGCAAGACATGAAAGAGTAAGGAAAAAAATATCTGGAACTGCTGCAAAACCAAGACTATGTGTATATAGAAGCAGTAACCATATATATGCTCAGGTAATCGATGATGTTGCAGGTCACACTTTAGTTTCAGCTTCTACTTTGGATAAATCCGCAAACCTTACTTCTACTAAAAATAAAGAAGCTTCTAAATTCGTTGGTGAATTAATTGCAAAGAAAGCTTTAGAAAAAGGTATCGAAGAAGTAGTATTTGATAGAGGTGGATATATCTACCATGGAAGAATTAAAGAGCTAGCGGAAAGCGCAAGAGAAGCTGGACTTAAATTCTAA